The Silvibacterium dinghuense DNA window CGATCACCCGCCCTTCCTGCGCCACCACTTCGAAAGCGTCGAGCAGCAGCGCGAAGCTACCAGCTTCGGCATGTGGCTCTTCCTGCTCACGGAATTCATGTTTTTTGGCGGGATGTTCGTCGCCTATCTCGTCTACCGCACCTGGTATTACCCGGCTTTTGTCGCCGGCAGCCATCAGCTCTCGGTTCTGCTCGGCTCCATCAATACAGTCATCCTCATCTGTTCGAGTCTCACCATGTCGCTGGCCGTATACGCGGCCCAGAAAGGCCGCAAAGCGGCGCTCGTTCGCTGGCTCTCGATCACGCTCCTGCTCGGCCTCGTCTTCTTAGGCATCAAGGCCAGTGAATATCGCGAGAAGTGGGAACAGCACCACGTTCCGGGACTTAACTTCAGCGTCAGCGACTTCGTCCACGTCAATCCCGCTTATCCCGGACAGCCGGCATTGCCGCTCGACATGGCCGAGAAGACGCAGGTCTACTTCTCGCTCTACTTCGCCATGACCGGCATGCACGCGCTGCACATGATCATCGGCATCTGCGTGCTCGCCGGTCTGATCTTCCGTGCCCGGGCAGGGGCATATACCAGCGGCCACACCAACACCGTCGAGAATTTCGGTCTCTACTGGCATTTCATCGATATTGTGTGGAATTTCCTCTTTCCACTGCTTTATCTCATCAGCCGGCATCAGTGACCGCTTTCTCCGAGGATTTCGCCATGTCCGAATCAACCCAGCACGGTACTGACCCGAAGGCTCATTTCGTTGTTTTCGTTCTGCTCTTGCTGCTCACCGGTGCCACGGTCGGAGCGTCCTTTCTGAATCTCCATATTTTTAATGCGGTGATTGCCATCGGCATTGCGGTGATCGAGGCCGTGCTGGTTGTGCTCTACCTCATGCATGTCAAGAGCAGCTCGCGGTTGACGAAGCTCACCGTGGCTGCCGGACTGTTCACCTTCTTCATCCTCATCACCCTGCCGCTGACCGATTACATCGCTCGCGCATGGGGACAATGGTGAGCTGAGTTCTCTTTTTCGCAACACAGGGGAGGCGGCTTGGAGCCGCCTCTTTCGTTTGCCCGCAACTCTTCGTGCGGATTGAAGCGAAGACTCACCGGGGAAATGTCCACGCGCATGCATCTAGAGTCTGTTATGGACTTTCGCGCGAGCGGCGTTGCTGGGGAAAATCGGCCCAGACGAGACGGAGGCCGAAGACATAGGCGATTCCTAGGCGAGGCCGACAACGAAGTATGGGCCGATTTTCCCCGCAACCCGAAGGGCTGGGGCCAATTTTCCCGACCTCTTCGTCGCTCGCTGCTAGGATATGGCCCGATATCCGTCGCAACTCGCTCCTCGATCTCGTAAAAATTGGCTCCCAGCGCCGCCGTGGGAAAGTCCATAACAGACTCTAGTCTTAGAGGTGGAGAGCAGGGAAGTGGAGAGCATGCATGGCGGCGAAGGCAGATAAGACCCCGGAAAAGAGCAAGGAAGAGCTACCTGCCCTTCTGAAAGTGCTCGCTGACGATCCGCGCGTAACCGTGCGCCGCGGCGGCGCGCCTCTGCCTGAGGGCAAATGCGTCGTTTACTGGATGCAGCGTGCTCAGCGCGGCTTCGACAATCCGGCCGTCGATCTCGCTGTGGCTATTGCCAATGAACTGGGTTTGCCGCTTGTTGTGTATTTCTCGGCTATCTCGAATTTTCCGCACGCAAATCTGCGCCACTACTGCTTTCTCAACCAGGGGCTCGCAGACATCGAGGAGGATCTCGCCGAGCGGAATATCGCTTTCGTCGTTCGTCGTCCTCCGGGCAATTCTCTTGAGGCGCTGCTCGGGGAAGTGGGCGCAGCCATGGTCATCGGAGACGAGAATCCCTGCCGCGAGCCGGAGCGCTGGCGCAAGGTGCTCGCCCGGCGGCTCTCCCTGCCGTTCTGGACTGTCGATGCCGATGTTGTCGTGCCTTCGTCGATCTTCTCCAGGCACTTCTACATGCTGCACAACATGCGGCCAAAGCTGCATGCCGAGCTGCCGAGATATCTGCATCCGCTCGAGAACGCGAAAGCGCAGCATCGCTGGGCGAAGCCGCGTGGCTTCGAGCACTTCGCTGTGCGGGAAGACGTCACGCATGGCTGGCGTGACTTCGATCGCTCCGTAAAGCCCGTGGATCACTTCACCGGTGGCACGCACGCAGCGCTCAAGCGCCTGAGGCATTTCGTGCAGCATCAGCTCGCACACTACGATACGCAGCGTAATCATCCCGAGGTCGATGGCACCAGCCAGTTGTCGCCCTATCTGCACTTCGGCCACATTTCGCCGCTGACCATCGCACTCGCCGTCGAGGATGCGGTGACGGCGGGCCACGCAACGCAGGCTGCGCGGGACTCCTACCTGGACGAGCTGATCGGCTGGCGTGAGCTCTCGGTGAACTTTGTGAAGCATGTGCCCGGCTACGACTCGATCGAGTGCGCGCCGGAATGGGCGAAAAAGACGCTCGAGGAGCACAGCCGGGACCGGCGCGATCCCGGGTATGCGCTTGAGGAGCTCGAGCGCGGTGAGACCTGCGATGAGCTCTGGAACGCCGGGCAGGTGCAGATGGTGAAGACAGGCTGGATGCACAACTATCTGCGCATGTACTGGGCGAAAAAGATTCTCGAATGGGCGCCGAATCCGGCTATCGCCTGGGAGTGGGCCGTCATTCTGAATGACAAGTACGAGCTCGACGGCCGCGATCCGAACGGCTACAGCGGCATCGCATGGGCTATCGGCGGGGTGCATGATCGTCCCTGGTTTGACCGGCCGATCTTCGGGACCATCCGTTTTATGTCCGGAGCTTCCACCGGGAAGAAGTTCGACTCGAAGCGTTATATCGCGCAGGTGAGTGCTCTCGAGGTTTGACCGGATGCCCCAGGGGCCTGCGCTGCCTCTTCTCATCGCGATTTCAAACGGAAGTAATCTGGAGCGCTGCCATGCAGCGTGCCCATAATGGGCCCACTGATCTCCGGACCCGTTCTCTCGTGCAGTATGCGCGTTTTCGGCCCGGTCGGCATCGCTCGTCTGAGTGCTGCTGGCCGGGAGCTCCGGCTACGGGTGCGCCTTGGGAACGCTCGGCTGGGAAGCCTGGAAAAAGAAGCAGGTGCTGCGGCAATGCATGCTGGCGATACTGGCATGGGTTGTCCTATGCGGCGTGCCGATGCTGATGGCACAGCAGGCTCCGACACCGCCTGCTGCTCTGCCGTATCTTCTTCCGCCGGTGCTCGGGAATGCCGCGCTGGCCCGGCTGCAGGCGATGCGTTTTCTGGTGGAGCGCGGTCTCACGCCGGGCGGACGAAGCCCGGACCAGACGCTGGCTGCCGCCCGCCGCCAGCAGGCCCTGTCGCCTCGCTTCTCCGCTGTTGACGCAGCTGCTCATCCCGCCGATGCCTCTCTCTCCGCTGCCTGGCAGCCGGTGGGACCGGCGCAGGTTTCTACCGCATCCTTTGGCCTGGTCACCGGCCGCGTGACCGCGCTGGCTGCCGATCCTGCGGACGCGACAGGCAACACGCTCTATGTCGGCAGTACCGGAGGCGGCGTATGGAAATCGACCGCCGCCGCGGGCGCAGCCAACTTCGCCCCGCTTACGGATACGCTCGCGGCCTACTCTGCGAACTCCAGCGTCTCGTTGAGCATCGGTGCTCTCAGCGTGCAGCCTGGAGGCACCGGCGTCGTGCTGGCCGGCACCGGCGATCCGAACAGTGCTGCGGACTCCTACTACGGTGCCGGTATTCTGCGCTCCGGAGACGGCGGTCTCACCTGGTCGTTGATCGCCGAATCGGACGACCTGGAAACGGGAGGAAACAATAACTACACCTTCCTCGGCAACAGCTTTGCCGGTTTCGCATGGAGCACCGCTTCGCCATCCACGGTGGTGGCTGCTGTCAGCACGTCAGCGGAAGGCATCATCGTCAACGCTCCCTCGGATGCCACCGGCATCCTCGGTTTGTATTACTCGCTCGATGCCGGGAAGAGCTGGCAGCTGGCTACCATCACGGATGGGTCGGGCAATGTCGTGCAGTCCAGCCAGATGGCTATCACCGGGGGCGGCAACGCAGCCACGGCGGTGGTGTGGAACCCGCTGCGGCAGCTGTTCTTTGCCGCCGTGCGCTATCACGGCTACTACCAGTCTCCGGACGGTGTGACCTGGACGCGCATGGCCAACCAGCCGGGGGCTGCGCTGACCACGGCGAACTGCCCGACCAATGCCGGCACTTATGCCTCGATCGGCTGCCCGATCTTTCGCGGCGCGCTGGCCGTGCAGCCGGTGACCGGCGATCTCTTCGCGCTCACCGTCGATCAGGAGAATCAGGACCAGGGGCTCTGGCGCGATGTGTGCAGCCTCAGCTCCAATGCGTGCGCGAACCCGGTCGTGCAGTGGGGCTCGCAGATCGCGGACACCGCTCTCGAAGCCGGCAATGGCGATACGACGATTCCGCAGGCGGCCTACGACCTCGTGCTGGCTGCCGTGCCTTCGCAGCAGGACACACTGCTCTTTGCCGGGGCCTACGATCTCTTCCGATGCAGCCTCGCCAATGCCTGTGCCTGGCGCAATACGACGAACGACCAGACCTGCATGGCCGCAGGTGTCGCTCCGGCACAGCATGCGATCGACGCCACGGCAGCGGCAAGCGGCATTCTCTATTTCGGCAATGACGGCGGCCTTTGGCGCACGACCGATCTGGTGAACCAGCAGCAGGCCGCCTGCTCGAGCGACGATGCCACGCACTTTCAGAACCTGAACGAAGGGCTCGGCTCGCTGGCCGAGGTAGAGAGCATGGCCGAGGACGAAACCGACAGCGCCAACCTGATGGCTTCGCTCGGCAACCTCGGCACGGCCGCGCCGCAATCGGGTGCCTCGGCCTGGCTTCAGGTGCTCGATGGCTATGGATCGGGCGCTGCCATCGATCCTGCGTCGACGGAGAACTGGTACGCTACCTCGGAATTCGGGGTCGGCATCAACCGCTGTACCGAAGGTTCCGGCTGCAATACCGCCGGATTCGGCTCGATCGTCATCGGGAACAGCGATGTGAGCGGCGATGGCGGGACGCAGCTGATCCCGGCGCCGTGGATTCTCGATCCGCAGAATACGTCGAACATCATCCTTGGCACCTGCCGCATATGGCGTGGCCCGTCTATCGGAGACTGGAGCAGCAGCAATCTGTTGAGCTCGATGCTGGATGGCGATCAGGGGTCGATGTGCAACGGCAACGCCGAGATTCGCTCGCTCGCGGCCTCGGGAAGCGCCAGCGATGCCGCCGGTGTCTCGGAGCAGGTTTATGCCGGGCTGGCCGGCCTTCTCGATGGTGGCGAGTCGATTCCCGGCCATCTCTTTTCCGCCTCGGTCAACTCGGCCTCCGGTGCCTCGACGTCGTGGACCGATCTGGCGCTCTCGCCGGTGACCCTGCCGGCCTCGAACAGTACGGTCTTTAATCCCGGCGGTTTCGATATCTCGAGTATCGATGTCGACGCACACGACTCCACCGGCAATACGGTCTATGTGACGGTGCAGGGCTTCGGAAACAACGCCGTGTTTGTCGATAAGGTGTACCGCTCCGTAGATGGCGGAGCCCATTGGCAGAACCTCACCAGCAATCTGCCCAATGCGCCGGCCAACAGCATCGCGGTCGATCCGAATAACGCGAATATCGTGTACGTGGCCACGGATATGGGGGTGTATGTGACCACGGAGGTTTCCGACTGCCTGGATGCCTCCGACAATTGCTGGTCTGTCTTCGGCACCGCCTTGCCCAACGCTCCGGCGGTGCAGCTTGCGGTCTATAACTACGGTGCAACTTCGGTGCTGCGCGCGGCCACCTATGGGCGTGGCATCTGGCAGATTCCGCTGGTCAGCGCGGCCACGGTGCAAACCACCATGTCCGTCACCCCGGCCTCGCTGAACTTCGCATCCGAGGCTGTTTCTACGCAAAGCGCGCCGCAGCAGCTGGTGGTGAACAATACCGGCTCCCTGTCGCTCAATATCTCGCAGATCACCGTGACCGGAGATTTTTCCGAGTCCGATACCTGCTCCAGCCCGATCGCGCCCGGTGACGCCTGCGTGGTCGAGGTGTATTTCCTGCCTGCTGTTACGGGCGCGCGCAGTGGCGTATTGACGCTCTATGCCAATATCTCCTCCGGGCAGGTGACCGTACCGCTCTCAGGGACCGGCCTTGCCGCGCCTTCTATCATCCTCAATCCGGTGCAGGTCGATTTCCCCGCGACGACCATCGGCAGCACGTCTCCCGCCAGCAATGTGACGGTGTCGAATACCGGCGGCTCCACGGCGGCGCTTGCGAGCGAAACGGTGAGCGGCGATTTCTCCATCGCAGCCAATACCTGCGGCACCACGCTGACAGCGAATACCGGCTGCACCGTAAGCCTGGTCTTTGCGCCGACGGCTTCGGGCACGCGCACCGGCACGCTCACGGTGGTGGATAGTGCCGGGACGCAGACCGCCGCGCTCACCGGCACCGGGCAGTCCGTGCCGACGGATACGCTCTCGCCTGCGAGCCTGGCCTTTGCCGCGCAGGTGATCGGTACAGCCAGCGCCGGGCAGGCCGTCACCCTCACGAACAGCGGAGACCTGGCGCTGCAGCTCATTGCGACGCAGGTATCCGGAGCCTTCCAGGCCATCAATAATTGCGGGACCTCGCTCGCCGGTCATGCGAGCTGCGCCATCGTCGTCCAGTTCGTGCCTCAGGCCGTGGGCTCCACGCAGGGAACGCTCACCGTGAGTGACGCGTTGCGGGTGCAGACGATCAACCTGACGGGAGCCGGAGTGGCGCCTGCGGGCATTTCGGCCACACCCGTCTCGCTGAGCTTTGGCAACTATGCCATCGGCGCGACCAGCCCGCCGCAAACGGTGACGGTCACCAACAACGGAGGCATCGGGCTCAGCGCTCTGCAATATGCGGTCACCGGCGATTTCGCCCTGGCTTCTACTTCCGGCGGCTGCGGCAGTTCCCTCGGAGCGGGGAGCGCCTGCCAGCTCAGCCTGACCTTTTCGCCGACCCAGGCCGGGGCCCGCAGCGGTCAGCTCACCATCACCGCGGCGGAGCTTTCTTCTCCACTCGAGGTCGCGCTCAGTGGCAGCGGGGAGGATTTCTCCCTGCAGGTCAGCGGCTCCTCGACGGCTACGATCACCAGCGGACAGACGGCCAGTTATCTTGTCCAGGTCATTCCGGTCAATGGATCGACCGGCACCGTTTCCCTGAGCTGTGCCGGCGCACCGGTGAATGCCACCTGTGTCATCAATCCCGCAACTGTGGCCCTGAATGCGAATGCTACTGCCTCGGCAACGGTGACGGTGGAAACCGGCGTGGCCGATACGGCCATGGATGGCCGGAGCCGCGCCCTGATGCCGCGCGCCTCGCCCCTGCTGCTTGCCGTGGCTCTGCCGTGGCTGGCGGTCCGCCGCCGCAAAACCGCTCCGGCTGCCCGACGGATGCTCTCCCTTTTGGCATTGTTTGTGCTTTTTCTTGCCCCTGTCGCCTGCGGGGTGAGCGCAAGCGGAGGCTCGGGTGGAGCGGGAGGCGGTGGTACCACGTCGGGTAACAGTACGCCCTCAGGAACCTATACGTTGACTGTTACCGGAAGCGCGCCGGGAGTAACTCATACCGCCAGCCTTACGCTTACAGTCGAGTAAAGCCGGAGGGGTAGAATGTGCAGAGGTATAAGCGCGCTCTAAAATCAGAGCCGGCAGCATGTTGCCAGCTCACTTTTGGCAAGGAGTATGTTTCGCTGGAATCGCGGCATCCCCTCTGGTATGGACGCGCCGGCTCTTTTACTTATGCGTAGGCAACTGGTTCTGGCCTCCGGCGTGTTTTTCCTCGTGCTCTCGCAGCTCGGGATGGCGCAAACTTCTACGTCTACGGATCCTTACTCCTCGACCACCGATAGCTCGCAGAGCGAATGCTCCGATCCGATGCTTTCAAGCTCGGCAGCCTGCCAGAGTGCCACGCAGCAGGGAAGCAGTGGAGCGTATGGCCAGGGCATGACTGGGACGAGTGCCTCCCAATCCGGTTTGGGGAGCACGCAGAACGGCCTGGGCCAGACTCAGAATTACAACGACACCTCCGCTCTTGGCATGCAGGTGGCACGCCAGCAGCAGCTCGGCGAGCGCCTTCCCGCGCAGCCGTTGACGGAGTTCCAGAAGTTCGTCGCCGGCACCACCGGGCAGATGCTGCCTATCTTCGGAGCCAGTCTCTTTCAGAACGGGCCTTCGACCTTCGCTCCTGTGGATCAGACCCCGGTGCCTCCGGATTACGTCATCGGCCCCGGCGATCTGCTGCGTATCCGGGTGTGGGGGCAGGTGAACTTCACCGCCAACGTCCGTGTGGATCGCTCCGGAGAGATTTACCTGCCGCAGGTTGGGCCCGTGCATGTGGCCGGGCTGCCTTTCCAGGTTCTCGATCAGCATGTTCGTCAGGCCGTTGCCCGCGTCTACCGCAACTTCGATCTCACCGCGGACATCGGCCAGATTCGCGCCGTGCAGGTCTATGTGGTGGGACAGGCTCATCGCCCCGGCACCTATACCATCAGCTCGCTCAGCACACTGGTCGATGCGCTCTTCGCCAGCGGCGGTCCTTCGGTCAATGGTTCACTGCGTCATGTCTACCTGAAGCGCGGCGGCCAGACGATCGCGGACTTCGATCTCTATGACCTGCTGGTCAAGGGGGACAAGTCGAAGGATGTGAAGGTCGAATCGGGCGACGTGATTTACATTCCGCCGGCCGGTCCTCAGGTGGCGCTTACCGGCGCGGTGCGCCGCCCTGGTATTTATGAGCTGCGCGGCGATACCAACATCGAGGAGATACTCTCTGCCGCAGGTGGCGCCTCGACGGTTGTTGCGGGTAGCCGTATTTCGATCGACCGCATTGCCGATCACCAGCAGCGGCAGGCTATGGAAGTAGCCTATGATCCGACCGGTCTTTCCACGGTGCTGGAAGGTGGAGATGTGGTGCGGCTGCTCTCCATCGTGCCCAGCTATCAGAAGACGGTGACCCTGCGCGGCAATACCGCCAATCCTGGCCGCTTCGCCTGGCACGAAGGCATGCATCTTGCGGATCTGATTCCGGACAAGGACTCGCTGCTTACCCGCAACTATTGGTGGAAGCGCGCGCAGCTGGGTCTTCCCGCTCCCGAGTTCGAACCGGTGCCGTATCTCACGGCGCAGTCGCAGCCAAATACTTCCGTCGACCTGCGTTTCCGCGCACAGTCGCTGGCGCGCAAGCTGCCCGACTGCCTCTACGTGGACAATGCGGGCAGCGGCAGCGGCGCGGAGAGCGCCCTGGCGACCAATACTCGCCCCTGTATCTACGATCCCAATTCCGCCAAGGCCCAGACAGCCAAAGCCAATAACTCCAGCACAAGCGATGTGCCCGCGAACTCCGCGTGGCTGAACTATGCCACTGAACCGGGCAGCGGCCAGGATGCAGGTACACTCGGCGCCATCAGCGGCGCGCAGCCCACCGATGCGCTCGGCTGGCCCATCGATCCGCAGGACCACGCCGCGAATGAAGGCACGGTACCAGAGCGTGAAGCCGGCCTGGTGCAGCAGAAGACCGCGCTGCCCGGTGAGCACCGTACCACGGTGCAGCTGTCGGCGCCTGAGATCGACTGGAGCTACGCAGTCATCGAGCGGCTCAACAAGGACAATCTCAAAACTTCGCTCATTCCTTTCGATCTGGGCAAGCTGGTCCTCGAGCACGATCCCGGCCAGAACCTCGCGCTTGAGCCGGGAGATGTCGTCAGCATCTTTTCGCAGGCTGATATCCATGTGCCGCTCGCGCAGCAGACCAAGTTCGTTCGCCTCGAGGGAGAGTTCGTCCATGCCGGTGTCTACAGCGTGAAGCCCGGCGAGACGCTGCGCCAGCTCGTCGAGCGGGCCGGTGGCCTGTCGCCCGATGCCTACCTCTATGGCTCGCAGTTCACGCGCGAATCCACGCGCGTCATCCAGCAGGAGCACCTCGACCAGTACATCTCCCAGATCCAGCTGGAAATCTCCCGCGGCACTCTGGCAGAGACCTCCTCGGCGGTTGCCTCGGCGCAGGATATTGCCAGCGCCAACGCCGCTCTGATTGCCGGACGCGAGCTGATCAGCAAGCTGCAGCAAATCCGTGCCACCGGTCGTATGGTGCTGCAGGTCAAGCCGGATAGTGCGGGCATCGCATCGTTGCCCGATCTGCCGCTTGAGGACG harbors:
- a CDS encoding cytochrome c oxidase subunit 3 family protein, with amino-acid sequence MDSHAIATHPEHAHAGHDHPPFLRHHFESVEQQREATSFGMWLFLLTEFMFFGGMFVAYLVYRTWYYPAFVAGSHQLSVLLGSINTVILICSSLTMSLAVYAAQKGRKAALVRWLSITLLLGLVFLGIKASEYREKWEQHHVPGLNFSVSDFVHVNPAYPGQPALPLDMAEKTQVYFSLYFAMTGMHALHMIIGICVLAGLIFRARAGAYTSGHTNTVENFGLYWHFIDIVWNFLFPLLYLISRHQ
- a CDS encoding cytochrome C oxidase subunit IV family protein, which translates into the protein MSESTQHGTDPKAHFVVFVLLLLLTGATVGASFLNLHIFNAVIAIGIAVIEAVLVVLYLMHVKSSSRLTKLTVAAGLFTFFILITLPLTDYIARAWGQW
- a CDS encoding deoxyribodipyrimidine photo-lyase, with amino-acid sequence MAAKADKTPEKSKEELPALLKVLADDPRVTVRRGGAPLPEGKCVVYWMQRAQRGFDNPAVDLAVAIANELGLPLVVYFSAISNFPHANLRHYCFLNQGLADIEEDLAERNIAFVVRRPPGNSLEALLGEVGAAMVIGDENPCREPERWRKVLARRLSLPFWTVDADVVVPSSIFSRHFYMLHNMRPKLHAELPRYLHPLENAKAQHRWAKPRGFEHFAVREDVTHGWRDFDRSVKPVDHFTGGTHAALKRLRHFVQHQLAHYDTQRNHPEVDGTSQLSPYLHFGHISPLTIALAVEDAVTAGHATQAARDSYLDELIGWRELSVNFVKHVPGYDSIECAPEWAKKTLEEHSRDRRDPGYALEELERGETCDELWNAGQVQMVKTGWMHNYLRMYWAKKILEWAPNPAIAWEWAVILNDKYELDGRDPNGYSGIAWAIGGVHDRPWFDRPIFGTIRFMSGASTGKKFDSKRYIAQVSALEV
- a CDS encoding choice-of-anchor D domain-containing protein, with protein sequence MLAILAWVVLCGVPMLMAQQAPTPPAALPYLLPPVLGNAALARLQAMRFLVERGLTPGGRSPDQTLAAARRQQALSPRFSAVDAAAHPADASLSAAWQPVGPAQVSTASFGLVTGRVTALAADPADATGNTLYVGSTGGGVWKSTAAAGAANFAPLTDTLAAYSANSSVSLSIGALSVQPGGTGVVLAGTGDPNSAADSYYGAGILRSGDGGLTWSLIAESDDLETGGNNNYTFLGNSFAGFAWSTASPSTVVAAVSTSAEGIIVNAPSDATGILGLYYSLDAGKSWQLATITDGSGNVVQSSQMAITGGGNAATAVVWNPLRQLFFAAVRYHGYYQSPDGVTWTRMANQPGAALTTANCPTNAGTYASIGCPIFRGALAVQPVTGDLFALTVDQENQDQGLWRDVCSLSSNACANPVVQWGSQIADTALEAGNGDTTIPQAAYDLVLAAVPSQQDTLLFAGAYDLFRCSLANACAWRNTTNDQTCMAAGVAPAQHAIDATAAASGILYFGNDGGLWRTTDLVNQQQAACSSDDATHFQNLNEGLGSLAEVESMAEDETDSANLMASLGNLGTAAPQSGASAWLQVLDGYGSGAAIDPASTENWYATSEFGVGINRCTEGSGCNTAGFGSIVIGNSDVSGDGGTQLIPAPWILDPQNTSNIILGTCRIWRGPSIGDWSSSNLLSSMLDGDQGSMCNGNAEIRSLAASGSASDAAGVSEQVYAGLAGLLDGGESIPGHLFSASVNSASGASTSWTDLALSPVTLPASNSTVFNPGGFDISSIDVDAHDSTGNTVYVTVQGFGNNAVFVDKVYRSVDGGAHWQNLTSNLPNAPANSIAVDPNNANIVYVATDMGVYVTTEVSDCLDASDNCWSVFGTALPNAPAVQLAVYNYGATSVLRAATYGRGIWQIPLVSAATVQTTMSVTPASLNFASEAVSTQSAPQQLVVNNTGSLSLNISQITVTGDFSESDTCSSPIAPGDACVVEVYFLPAVTGARSGVLTLYANISSGQVTVPLSGTGLAAPSIILNPVQVDFPATTIGSTSPASNVTVSNTGGSTAALASETVSGDFSIAANTCGTTLTANTGCTVSLVFAPTASGTRTGTLTVVDSAGTQTAALTGTGQSVPTDTLSPASLAFAAQVIGTASAGQAVTLTNSGDLALQLIATQVSGAFQAINNCGTSLAGHASCAIVVQFVPQAVGSTQGTLTVSDALRVQTINLTGAGVAPAGISATPVSLSFGNYAIGATSPPQTVTVTNNGGIGLSALQYAVTGDFALASTSGGCGSSLGAGSACQLSLTFSPTQAGARSGQLTITAAELSSPLEVALSGSGEDFSLQVSGSSTATITSGQTASYLVQVIPVNGSTGTVSLSCAGAPVNATCVINPATVALNANATASATVTVETGVADTAMDGRSRALMPRASPLLLAVALPWLAVRRRKTAPAARRMLSLLALFVLFLAPVACGVSASGGSGGAGGGGTTSGNSTPSGTYTLTVTGSAPGVTHTASLTLTVE
- a CDS encoding SLBB domain-containing protein — translated: MAQTSTSTDPYSSTTDSSQSECSDPMLSSSAACQSATQQGSSGAYGQGMTGTSASQSGLGSTQNGLGQTQNYNDTSALGMQVARQQQLGERLPAQPLTEFQKFVAGTTGQMLPIFGASLFQNGPSTFAPVDQTPVPPDYVIGPGDLLRIRVWGQVNFTANVRVDRSGEIYLPQVGPVHVAGLPFQVLDQHVRQAVARVYRNFDLTADIGQIRAVQVYVVGQAHRPGTYTISSLSTLVDALFASGGPSVNGSLRHVYLKRGGQTIADFDLYDLLVKGDKSKDVKVESGDVIYIPPAGPQVALTGAVRRPGIYELRGDTNIEEILSAAGGASTVVAGSRISIDRIADHQQRQAMEVAYDPTGLSTVLEGGDVVRLLSIVPSYQKTVTLRGNTANPGRFAWHEGMHLADLIPDKDSLLTRNYWWKRAQLGLPAPEFEPVPYLTAQSQPNTSVDLRFRAQSLARKLPDCLYVDNAGSGSGAESALATNTRPCIYDPNSAKAQTAKANNSSTSDVPANSAWLNYATEPGSGQDAGTLGAISGAQPTDALGWPIDPQDHAANEGTVPEREAGLVQQKTALPGEHRTTVQLSAPEIDWSYAVIERLNKDNLKTSLIPFDLGKLVLEHDPGQNLALEPGDVVSIFSQADIHVPLAQQTKFVRLEGEFVHAGVYSVKPGETLRQLVERAGGLSPDAYLYGSQFTRESTRVIQQEHLDQYISQIQLEISRGTLAETSSAVASAQDIASANAALIAGRELISKLQQIRATGRMVLQVKPDSAGIASLPDLPLEDGDAFIVPSRPAGINVVGSVYDQNSYVFHSGSKLADYLRLAGGPNREADRKHIFLIRADGSVISRQAASSVWGNTFDATPVYPGDTVVVPEKTFGPTKLRGFLEFSQLFSQLALGAAAISVI